From a region of the Melospiza georgiana isolate bMelGeo1 chromosome 23, bMelGeo1.pri, whole genome shotgun sequence genome:
- the BAK1 gene encoding bcl-2 homologous antagonist/killer, whose product MASGNEGNEERRGSHGLSSEGRVAEEAEEVFRSYAFYCYQQERQERGAELPPDPEIEQIQQDLESTGSQVGQRLAIIGDDIYQRYDPEFRTMLEILQPTRHNAYETFTKIASSLFESGINWGRVIALLAFGYRLAMHVWQHGVSGFLRRIARYVGEFMLQHHIARWIVQQGGWEAVQNLDNVYVKYLLVVAVVVVLGHLVLRRFLTP is encoded by the exons ATGGCCTCAGGGAATGAGGGGAATGAGGAACGCCGGGGGAGCCACGGGCTCAGCTCAG aaGGCCGCGTGGCAGAGGAGGCTGAAGAGGTGTTCCGCAGCTACGCCTTCTACTGCTACCAGCAGGAGCGCCAGGAGCGCGGCGCGGAGCTGCCGCCCGACCCCGAGATCGAGCAGATCCAGCAGGACCTGGAGAG CACgggcagccaggtggggcagcgCCTGGCCATCATCGGGGACGACATCTACCAGCGCTACGACCCCGAGTTCCGCACCATGCTGGAGATCCTGCAGCCCACCCGCCACAACGCCTACGAGACCTTCACCAAAATTGCCTCCAG cctgTTTGAGAGTGGCATCAACTGGGGCCGGGTGATCGCCCTGCTGGCCTTCGGGTACCGCCTGGCCATGCACGTGTGGCAGCACGGCGTCAGCGGCTTCCTGCGGCGCATCGCGCGCTACGTCGGCGAGTTCATGCTGCAGCACCACATCGCGCGCTGGATCGTGCAGCAGGGAGGATGG gaggctgTGCAGAACCTGGACAATGTGTATGTGAAGTACCTGCTGGTGGTGGCcgtggtggtggtgctggggcaCCTGGTGCTGCGGCGCTTCCTCACCCCCTGA